The proteins below are encoded in one region of Amycolatopsis magusensis:
- a CDS encoding WXG100 family type VII secretion target encodes MGEKTTGELSGISITAEDGYGEKVAKAVPLAGGLVKAVDNGIGAMSDGQVTGGEVAGLAVDATGFIQSCTDAASGIATDPIGWLVGQGLNFLLVVVQPLQDLIHFVSGDGPALGNAAGNFNSIAGGLVKFAQKYHQEAGTALADWTGDAKDAAQAKVDSFAQGIQGTAAEAGNIAQLLQISSMIMSVIEDFIKALLTEFITWLIMIWIPALAAAVPSFGASTAAAGTATTVKGTTTAANATQKVSKLRQLLDKIHELITKLKDFFKTAGAAIKKSFAERKLGSALHTGLKDGAQEMGVKASAGTKLYADTGMVGSRMLGGLKNDGDGGLGQSFVSSMVDAGKGSLQGQVGIGADGGFRPGKPLGHLNNGKKAADYGGTGEEQSHEENTEDLNF; translated from the coding sequence ATGGGTGAGAAGACCACCGGCGAGCTGTCCGGCATTTCCATCACCGCCGAGGACGGCTACGGCGAAAAGGTGGCCAAGGCGGTCCCGCTCGCGGGCGGACTGGTCAAAGCCGTCGACAACGGCATCGGCGCGATGAGCGACGGCCAGGTCACCGGCGGCGAGGTCGCCGGGCTGGCCGTCGACGCCACCGGGTTCATCCAGTCCTGCACCGACGCCGCCTCCGGTATCGCCACCGACCCGATCGGCTGGCTGGTCGGGCAGGGGCTGAACTTCCTGCTCGTGGTGGTGCAGCCGCTGCAGGACCTGATCCACTTCGTCAGCGGTGACGGCCCGGCGCTGGGCAACGCGGCGGGCAACTTCAACAGCATCGCCGGTGGGCTGGTCAAGTTCGCGCAGAAGTACCACCAGGAAGCCGGGACCGCGCTGGCGGACTGGACCGGGGACGCGAAGGACGCCGCCCAGGCCAAGGTCGACTCGTTCGCCCAGGGCATCCAGGGCACCGCCGCCGAGGCCGGGAACATCGCCCAGCTGCTGCAGATCTCCAGCATGATCATGTCGGTCATCGAGGACTTCATCAAAGCCCTGCTGACCGAGTTCATCACCTGGCTGATCATGATCTGGATCCCGGCGCTGGCCGCCGCGGTGCCCAGCTTCGGCGCCTCGACCGCGGCCGCGGGCACCGCGACCACGGTCAAGGGCACCACCACCGCGGCCAACGCCACGCAGAAGGTGAGCAAGCTCCGCCAGCTGCTGGACAAGATCCACGAGCTGATCACCAAGCTCAAGGACTTCTTCAAGACCGCGGGCGCGGCGATCAAGAAGTCGTTCGCCGAGCGCAAGCTGGGCAGCGCGCTGCACACCGGGCTCAAGGACGGCGCGCAGGAAATGGGCGTGAAGGCGTCGGCGGGCACCAAGCTCTACGCGGACACCGGCATGGTCGGCAGCCGCATGCTCGGCGGCCTCAAGAACGACGGTGACGGCGGGCTCGGGCAGAGCTTCGTCTCGTCGATGGTCGACGCGGGCAAGGGCAGCTTGCAGGGTCAGGTCGGCATCGGCGCGGACGGCGGGTTCAGGCCGGGCAAGCCGCTGGGCCACCTCAACAACGGCAAGAAGGCCGCCGACTACGGCGGCACCGGCGAGGAACAGAGCCACGAGGAGAACACCGAAGACCTCAACTTCTGA
- a CDS encoding sensor histidine kinase translates to MKWRVGAGDRGALESLRRYNRYNVLVSLFLLAGVLVLSESADRPNPVRAAALGLGLLVFVLSHLRWTVRSIAGPIPRMSWPEAVLLALVSAGVVVAAFATEGSGAMWALATGLVAHDLLIARFPGAGWRLVFGFAALMALAAAVTLLFMGGTQVPQQAAVVFVLAPVMTYAEVLLLRQWTLTLELEKARLDAADLATTKERLRLAEDLHDILGHALEVVSLKSELASRLSEVDPERSRAELNEVQRLARGAVHDVRALVQGRRSTELAIEIAGARGLLESAGIRWQFTGDPSRLSSAASELLGRVLREAVTNLLRHADASHCLVRLEIRDGRAVLHVRNDGVAPMREEDREGSGLRGLNRRITEAGGEFSAEAHDNAFEVRAEVPR, encoded by the coding sequence ATGAAGTGGCGGGTGGGGGCCGGGGACCGCGGCGCCCTCGAATCGCTGCGCCGCTACAACCGGTACAACGTGCTCGTCTCGCTGTTCCTGCTCGCCGGGGTGCTGGTGCTGAGCGAGAGCGCCGACCGGCCGAACCCGGTGCGGGCGGCGGCGCTCGGGCTGGGGCTGCTGGTGTTCGTGCTCAGTCACCTGCGCTGGACGGTCCGGTCGATCGCCGGGCCGATCCCGCGGATGTCGTGGCCGGAGGCGGTCCTGCTCGCGCTGGTCTCGGCCGGGGTGGTCGTGGCCGCCTTCGCCACCGAGGGCAGCGGCGCGATGTGGGCGCTGGCCACCGGACTGGTGGCGCACGACCTGCTCATCGCCAGGTTCCCCGGCGCCGGGTGGCGGCTGGTGTTCGGTTTCGCGGCGTTGATGGCGCTCGCCGCCGCGGTCACCCTGCTGTTCATGGGAGGCACGCAGGTGCCCCAGCAGGCCGCGGTCGTGTTCGTGCTGGCCCCGGTGATGACCTACGCCGAGGTGTTGCTGCTCCGCCAGTGGACGCTGACCCTGGAACTGGAGAAGGCCCGGCTCGACGCGGCGGATCTGGCCACCACCAAGGAGCGGCTGCGGCTGGCGGAGGACCTGCACGACATCCTCGGGCACGCGCTCGAAGTGGTCTCGCTCAAGAGCGAACTGGCCAGCAGGCTCAGCGAGGTCGACCCGGAACGGTCCCGCGCGGAACTCAACGAGGTGCAGCGGCTGGCCAGGGGCGCGGTGCACGACGTGCGCGCGCTGGTGCAGGGCAGGCGGTCGACCGAGCTGGCGATCGAGATCGCCGGCGCACGCGGGCTGCTCGAGTCGGCGGGCATCCGCTGGCAGTTCACCGGCGACCCGTCGCGGTTGAGCAGTGCGGCGAGCGAACTGCTCGGGCGGGTGCTGCGTGAGGCGGTGACCAATCTGCTCCGGCACGCCGACGCGAGCCATTGCCTGGTACGACTGGAAATCCGCGACGGCCGGGCCGTGCTCCACGTGCGCAACGACGGTGTCGCCCCGATGCGGGAAGAGGACCGTGAGGGGTCCGGCCTGCGCGGGCTGAACCGGCGCATCACCGAAGCCGGTGGCGAGTTCTCCGCCGAGGCCCACGACAACGCGTTCGAAGTGCGGGCGGAGGTGCCCAGATGA
- a CDS encoding ABC transporter permease: protein MTMMVRHGWFEIRLLFRRKLTLFSATVMPIGLCVLTWFGVRDRQPENWGSLLGDRFTMLMLLSVFMTSMTIYTARRQSLVLKRLRTTELTDAGVIGAITMPVVAMGVVQALAYFVFCLFLGAPMPTHPWLVVLGMAGGVLLTVTAGMATAALSKSVEATHVTSFPVMIGALAGLFMVGSGDEQVATAGSLMPLIGPSNLLAKGWSGFDTGFTPLTVDLGSTLLWGVLFAAVIGRFFRWEPRT from the coding sequence ATGACCATGATGGTGCGGCACGGCTGGTTCGAGATCCGGTTGCTGTTCCGGCGCAAGCTCACCCTGTTCTCGGCGACGGTGATGCCGATCGGGTTGTGCGTGCTGACCTGGTTCGGCGTGCGCGACCGGCAGCCGGAGAACTGGGGTTCGCTGCTGGGCGACCGGTTCACCATGCTGATGCTGTTGTCGGTGTTCATGACCAGCATGACCATCTACACCGCCCGGCGGCAGTCGCTGGTGCTCAAGCGGTTGCGCACGACGGAACTGACCGACGCCGGGGTGATCGGCGCGATCACCATGCCGGTGGTGGCGATGGGCGTGGTGCAGGCGCTGGCTTACTTCGTGTTCTGCCTGTTCCTGGGCGCACCGATGCCCACCCACCCGTGGCTGGTGGTGCTCGGCATGGCAGGCGGGGTGCTGCTGACCGTCACCGCGGGCATGGCGACGGCGGCGCTGAGCAAGAGCGTCGAGGCCACCCACGTCACCTCGTTCCCGGTCATGATCGGCGCACTCGCGGGCCTGTTCATGGTCGGCTCCGGCGACGAACAGGTCGCCACCGCGGGCTCACTCATGCCCCTGATCGGCCCGTCGAACCTGCTCGCGAAGGGCTGGTCCGGCTTCGACACCGGTTTCACCCCACTCACCGTCGACCTGGGCTCGACCCTGCTGTGGGGCGTCCTGTTCGCCGCGGTCATCGGCCGCTTCTTCCGCTGGGAGCCACGAACGTGA
- a CDS encoding response regulator transcription factor produces the protein MIRVVLADDEQLTRQAIESLLNLEPDLTVVAGVPDGAAALEAVAEHRPDVLVVDHEMPVLDGLAVLERVARTYPGVRSVMLTRHARPGVLRQALSSGAKGFLAKTAPASLLAEVIRRVHAGLRYVDPEFAADAIAEVDCPLTERELDVLRLVDDTTTATEIARAMHLSAGTVRNYTSSAMTKLGARSRGQAARIARDHGWI, from the coding sequence ATGATCCGCGTCGTGCTCGCCGACGACGAGCAGCTGACCAGGCAGGCCATCGAGTCGCTGCTGAACCTGGAGCCTGACCTGACCGTGGTGGCCGGGGTGCCGGACGGCGCCGCGGCGCTGGAGGCGGTCGCCGAGCACCGGCCGGACGTGCTCGTGGTGGACCACGAGATGCCGGTGCTCGACGGCCTCGCCGTGCTGGAGCGGGTTGCCCGCACCTACCCGGGGGTGCGCTCGGTGATGCTCACCCGGCACGCCCGTCCCGGTGTGCTGCGGCAGGCGCTTTCCTCCGGTGCCAAGGGTTTCCTGGCGAAGACGGCTCCGGCCTCACTGCTCGCCGAGGTGATCCGGCGGGTTCACGCCGGACTGCGGTACGTCGACCCCGAGTTCGCCGCCGACGCGATCGCCGAGGTCGACTGCCCGCTGACCGAGCGCGAACTGGACGTGCTGCGCCTGGTCGACGACACCACCACCGCCACCGAGATCGCGCGGGCGATGCACCTGTCGGCGGGCACCGTGCGCAACTACACCTCATCCGCGATGACCAAGCTCGGGGCACGCAGCCGCGGGCAAGCCGCTCGCATCGCCCGCGACCACGGCTGGATCTAG
- a CDS encoding YbaB/EbfC family nucleoid-associated protein has protein sequence MSAEFEQLVAKFEQFQAGIKNVDDRLAGLGQMQAEIGALEATATSPDRSVTVVAGPGGSVKEIRLTDEAMRQRPQALSATLMQTLQAAVAESARQQATIVDAHMGGELDLTGQVLETQAEMLGTTAEELRSKLPETASPGRPRRDEHEDFSEQTFLKATDEPQHPASPPPGGSQGDAFLKNLFEEEDR, from the coding sequence GTGTCGGCGGAATTCGAGCAACTCGTCGCGAAGTTCGAACAGTTCCAGGCCGGGATCAAGAACGTGGACGACCGGCTCGCCGGGCTCGGTCAGATGCAGGCGGAGATCGGCGCGCTCGAGGCCACCGCCACCTCCCCGGACCGCTCGGTGACCGTGGTCGCCGGACCGGGTGGCTCGGTGAAGGAAATCCGCCTCACCGACGAAGCCATGCGCCAGCGCCCCCAGGCCCTTTCGGCCACGCTCATGCAGACCCTCCAGGCCGCCGTCGCCGAATCCGCACGGCAGCAGGCGACCATCGTCGACGCGCACATGGGCGGTGAGCTCGACCTGACCGGGCAGGTGCTGGAAACCCAGGCGGAAATGCTGGGAACCACAGCCGAGGAACTGCGGTCCAAGCTGCCGGAAACCGCGTCGCCGGGCCGTCCGCGGCGCGACGAGCACGAGGACTTCTCCGAGCAGACGTTCCTCAAGGCGACCGACGAGCCGCAGCACCCGGCTTCACCACCGCCGGGCGGCTCGCAGGGCGACGCGTTCCTGAAGAACCTGTTCGAGGAGGAGGACCGCTGA
- a CDS encoding ESX-1 secretion-associated protein has product MAGGHTVIIDALTAYSRKCGDDVAVPQEIARLVQQADVGDESWGVIGLVVKDNYTSMLADLQECVIDIAAGLEAAAEKFGKAAELYQRHEDDSAKLLGEFTTVLNTPADSRTPTIGPAK; this is encoded by the coding sequence ATGGCCGGAGGACACACCGTCATCATCGACGCGCTCACCGCGTATTCGCGGAAGTGCGGGGATGACGTCGCGGTACCGCAGGAGATCGCGCGGCTGGTGCAGCAGGCCGACGTCGGCGACGAATCCTGGGGCGTGATCGGCCTCGTGGTCAAGGACAACTACACCAGCATGCTCGCCGATCTGCAGGAATGCGTGATCGACATCGCGGCCGGGCTGGAAGCGGCTGCGGAGAAGTTCGGCAAGGCGGCCGAGCTCTACCAGCGGCACGAGGACGACAGCGCGAAGCTGCTCGGCGAATTCACCACCGTGCTGAACACCCCGGCGGACAGCCGGACGCCGACCATCGGCCCGGCGAAGTAG
- a CDS encoding ABC transporter ATP-binding protein, whose product MNAIEISELKYSYDGFTAVDGIDFTVRGGEIFALLGTNGAGKTTTLELIEGFRRPESGSIRVFGHDPARARSRLKPRMGVMLQQAGLIEELSTVETLRLWGSLSSRDDDVEELLDRVELAHRRNTRVEQLSGGEKRRLDFALATWGRPELVVLDEPTTGLDPESRQRLWKTVERMRDEGSTILLTTHYLEEAEALADRVAIMHQGRISVAGTLTEVLAAHPSRITALVPATALDHPLPVFDGTLDSTLDERGALLVVETAELQDDLGLLLDWARQHGVKLGRLSATQASLSEIFLTVGAQR is encoded by the coding sequence ATGAACGCGATCGAGATCTCCGAGCTGAAGTACTCCTACGACGGGTTCACCGCGGTCGACGGGATCGACTTCACCGTGCGCGGCGGTGAGATCTTCGCGCTGCTCGGCACCAACGGCGCCGGCAAGACCACCACGCTGGAGCTGATCGAAGGCTTCCGGCGGCCGGAGTCCGGCAGCATCCGGGTGTTCGGGCACGATCCGGCGCGCGCCAGATCGCGGTTGAAACCGCGGATGGGGGTGATGCTGCAGCAGGCCGGGCTGATCGAGGAACTGTCCACAGTGGAAACCCTGCGGTTGTGGGGTTCGCTGAGCAGCCGGGACGACGACGTCGAGGAGCTGCTGGACCGCGTGGAGCTGGCGCACCGCCGGAACACGCGCGTGGAGCAGCTGTCCGGTGGTGAGAAGCGGCGGCTGGACTTCGCGCTGGCCACCTGGGGACGGCCGGAGCTGGTGGTGCTCGACGAGCCGACCACCGGGCTGGACCCGGAGTCGCGGCAGCGGTTGTGGAAGACGGTCGAGCGCATGCGTGACGAGGGCAGCACGATCCTGCTCACCACGCACTACCTGGAGGAGGCCGAGGCGCTGGCCGACCGGGTGGCGATCATGCACCAGGGCCGGATCTCGGTGGCGGGCACGCTGACCGAGGTGCTCGCCGCGCACCCGTCGCGGATCACCGCGCTGGTGCCCGCCACCGCGCTCGACCACCCGCTGCCCGTCTTCGACGGCACCCTCGATTCCACTTTGGACGAACGGGGGGCGTTGCTGGTGGTGGAAACCGCGGAGTTGCAGGACGACCTGGGCCTGCTGCTGGACTGGGCGAGGCAGCACGGCGTCAAGCTCGGCCGGTTGTCGGCCACGCAGGCGTCCCTGTCGGAGATCTTCCTGACCGTGGGGGCACAGCGATGA
- a CDS encoding M15 family metallopeptidase, with product MILRKVFTAAAAVLLSGAAFAAPAQATSARPFVVLRDFAPTIQHDIRYHGPHNFVGTPVDGYREPLCILTRPAAEALRRAQWKLLARGYSLKVYDCFRPQRAVDHFVRWAKDLEDEKMKPEFYPNVAKDRLFADGYIAEKSGHSRGSTVDLTVVKLPPRPQRPYVPGEPLEPCTAPAGERFPDNSVDMGTGFDCFDTLSHTANPLITGKAREHRDLLVNTMAEAGFRNLVEEWWHFTLNDEPYPDTYFDFPISRKSVY from the coding sequence ATGATCCTCCGCAAGGTGTTCACCGCCGCCGCGGCCGTCCTGCTGTCCGGCGCCGCCTTCGCCGCGCCGGCCCAGGCGACTTCGGCCCGCCCGTTCGTGGTGCTGCGGGACTTCGCCCCGACCATCCAGCACGACATCCGGTACCACGGCCCGCACAACTTCGTCGGCACGCCGGTCGACGGCTACCGCGAACCGCTGTGCATCCTCACCCGGCCCGCCGCCGAAGCGTTGCGGCGCGCGCAGTGGAAGCTGCTCGCCCGCGGTTACTCGCTGAAGGTCTACGACTGCTTCCGCCCGCAGCGCGCGGTCGACCACTTCGTGCGCTGGGCCAAGGACCTCGAAGACGAGAAGATGAAGCCCGAGTTCTACCCCAACGTGGCCAAGGACCGGCTGTTCGCCGACGGCTACATCGCCGAGAAGTCGGGGCACAGCCGGGGAAGCACGGTCGACCTGACCGTGGTGAAGCTGCCGCCGCGCCCACAGCGCCCGTACGTGCCGGGTGAGCCGCTCGAACCGTGCACCGCGCCGGCCGGCGAGCGCTTCCCGGACAACTCCGTGGACATGGGCACCGGGTTCGACTGCTTCGACACGCTTTCGCACACGGCCAACCCGCTGATCACCGGCAAGGCCCGCGAACACCGCGACCTGCTGGTGAACACCATGGCGGAAGCCGGTTTCCGCAACCTGGTCGAGGAGTGGTGGCACTTCACCCTCAACGACGAGCCCTACCCGGACACCTACTTCGACTTCCCGATTTCCCGGAAATCGGTGTACTAG
- a CDS encoding DNA-directed RNA polymerase subunit beta' — protein MLDVNFFDELRIGLATADDIRQWSFGEVKKPETINYRTLKPEKDGLFCEKIFGPTRDWECYCGKYKRVRFKGIICERCGVEVTRAKVRRERMGHIELAAPVTHIWYFKGVPSRLGYLLDLAPKDLEKIIYFAAYVITGVNTELRHNDLPTLENEIGVERKNLELKRDADIEARAQKLEADLAELEAEGAKSDVRRKVKEGGEREMRQLRDRAGRELDRLEEVWTTFTKLEPRQLIADELLYRELIDRYGEYFTGGMGAEAIQKLAAEFDVAAEAENLRDTIRNGKGQKKLRALKRLKVVAAFQVTGNDPRGMVLDAVPVIPPDLRPMVQLDGGRFATSDLNDLYRRVINRNNRLKRLIDLGAPEIIVNNEKRMLQEAVDALFDNGRRGRPVTGPGNRPLKSLSDLLKGKQGRFRQNLLGKRVDYSGRSVIIVGPQLKLHQCGLPKDMALELFKPFVMKRLVDLNHAQNIKSAKRMVERSRPQVWDVLEEVITGHPVMLNRAPTLHRLGIQAFEPQLVEGKAIQLHPLVCEAFNADFDGDQMAVHLPLSAEAQAEARILMLSANNILSPASGRPLAMPRLDMVTGLFHLTRLTEDADGAGQAFSSPAEAIMAFDRKAISLHAPIKIRVKDRQPAKADEARLAEKGWEPGKPWLAETTLGRVLFNELLPADYPFVNEPMPKKRQAAIVNDLAERYSMTQVAQTLDRLKDAGFYWATRSGVTVAISDVLVPDEKKGILEEYEGKADQVEKRYQRGQLSHAERNNELVKVWTQATEDVAKVMEAHFPDDNPISIIVKSGAAGNMTQVRSLAGMRGLVSNPKGEYIPRPIKANFREGLSVAEYFIATHGARKGLADTALRTADSGYLTRRLVDVSQDVIVREVDCGTTRGINMIIGEDIGGGKVLRDQHVETSVYARTLAADAADSSGNVVLNAGDDIGDPAIEKLISSGISKVKVRSVLTCESAVGICATCYGRSMATGQLVDVGEAVGIVAAQSIGEPGTQLTMRTFHQGGVAGDDITTGLPRVQELFEARVPKGKAPIADVDGRVRIEESERFWKITLIPDDGSEEIVFDKLSKRQRLANTPDGPLADGDHVNVGQQLLEGTPDPHEVLRVMGPREAQMHLVDEVQKVYRAQGVSIHDKHIEVIVRQMLRRVTIIDSGATDFLPGELPERTKFEATNRAAVAEGGEPASGRPVLMGITKASLTTDSWLSAASFQETTRVLTDAAINGRSDKLVGLKENVIIGKLIPAGTGINKYRNIQVQPTEEARVAAYAIPSYDDGYYTPDVFGTGTGAAVPLDDYDFGRDFR, from the coding sequence GTGCTGGACGTCAATTTCTTCGATGAGCTCCGGATCGGCCTCGCCACCGCTGACGACATCCGCCAGTGGTCCTTCGGTGAAGTGAAGAAGCCGGAGACCATCAACTACCGCACGCTCAAGCCGGAGAAGGACGGGCTCTTCTGCGAGAAGATCTTCGGTCCGACCCGCGACTGGGAGTGCTACTGCGGTAAGTACAAGCGGGTCCGCTTCAAGGGCATCATCTGCGAGCGCTGCGGCGTCGAGGTGACCCGCGCCAAGGTGCGGCGTGAGCGGATGGGCCACATCGAGCTGGCCGCCCCGGTCACCCACATCTGGTACTTCAAGGGCGTGCCCTCGCGGCTGGGTTACCTGCTCGACCTGGCCCCGAAGGACCTCGAGAAGATCATCTACTTCGCGGCCTACGTGATCACCGGCGTGAACACCGAGCTGCGGCACAACGACCTGCCGACCCTCGAGAACGAGATCGGTGTCGAGCGCAAGAACCTCGAGCTCAAGCGCGACGCCGACATCGAGGCCCGCGCGCAGAAGCTGGAAGCCGACCTGGCCGAGCTGGAGGCGGAGGGCGCCAAGTCCGACGTCCGCCGCAAGGTCAAGGAGGGCGGCGAGCGCGAGATGCGCCAGCTGCGCGACCGCGCCGGGCGTGAGCTGGACCGCCTCGAAGAGGTCTGGACCACGTTCACCAAGCTCGAGCCGCGCCAGCTGATCGCCGACGAGCTGCTCTACCGCGAGCTGATCGACCGCTACGGCGAGTACTTCACCGGTGGCATGGGCGCGGAGGCCATCCAGAAGCTGGCCGCCGAGTTCGACGTGGCCGCCGAGGCCGAGAACCTGCGCGACACCATCCGCAACGGCAAGGGGCAGAAGAAGCTCCGCGCGCTCAAGCGGCTCAAGGTCGTCGCGGCCTTCCAGGTCACCGGCAACGACCCGCGTGGCATGGTGCTCGACGCCGTGCCGGTCATCCCGCCGGACCTGCGCCCGATGGTGCAGCTCGACGGTGGCCGGTTCGCCACCTCGGACCTGAACGACCTCTACCGCCGCGTGATCAACCGGAACAACCGGCTCAAGCGGCTGATCGACCTCGGCGCGCCCGAGATCATCGTGAACAACGAGAAGCGGATGCTGCAGGAGGCCGTCGACGCGCTGTTCGACAACGGCCGCCGCGGCCGCCCGGTGACCGGTCCCGGTAACCGCCCGCTGAAGTCGCTGTCCGACCTGCTCAAGGGCAAGCAGGGCCGGTTCCGCCAGAACCTGCTCGGCAAGCGCGTGGACTACTCCGGCCGTTCGGTGATCATCGTCGGGCCGCAGCTGAAGCTGCACCAGTGCGGTCTGCCGAAGGACATGGCGCTGGAGCTGTTCAAGCCGTTCGTGATGAAGCGGCTGGTCGACCTGAACCACGCGCAGAACATCAAGTCCGCCAAGCGGATGGTGGAGCGCTCGCGCCCGCAGGTGTGGGACGTGCTCGAAGAGGTCATCACCGGCCACCCGGTGATGCTGAACCGCGCACCGACCCTGCACCGCCTCGGTATCCAGGCCTTCGAGCCGCAGCTGGTCGAGGGCAAGGCCATCCAGCTGCACCCGCTGGTCTGCGAGGCGTTCAACGCGGACTTCGACGGTGACCAGATGGCGGTGCACCTGCCGCTGTCGGCCGAGGCGCAGGCCGAGGCCCGCATCCTGATGCTGTCGGCGAACAACATCCTCTCCCCGGCCTCGGGTCGCCCGCTGGCGATGCCGCGTCTGGACATGGTGACCGGGCTGTTCCACCTGACCCGCCTCACCGAGGACGCCGACGGTGCCGGGCAGGCCTTCTCCTCGCCGGCCGAGGCCATCATGGCCTTCGACCGCAAGGCGATCAGCCTGCACGCGCCGATCAAGATCCGCGTCAAGGACCGCCAGCCGGCCAAGGCCGACGAGGCCCGCCTGGCCGAAAAGGGCTGGGAGCCCGGCAAGCCGTGGCTGGCCGAGACCACCCTGGGCCGCGTGCTGTTCAACGAGCTGCTGCCGGCGGACTACCCGTTCGTGAACGAGCCGATGCCGAAGAAGCGGCAGGCCGCGATCGTGAACGACCTCGCCGAGCGGTACTCGATGACCCAGGTCGCGCAGACGCTGGACCGCCTCAAGGACGCCGGTTTCTACTGGGCCACCCGGTCCGGGGTCACCGTCGCCATCTCCGACGTGCTGGTGCCCGACGAGAAGAAGGGCATCCTCGAGGAGTACGAGGGCAAGGCCGACCAGGTCGAGAAGCGCTACCAGCGCGGTCAGCTCTCGCACGCCGAGCGCAACAACGAGCTGGTGAAGGTCTGGACCCAGGCGACCGAGGACGTCGCCAAGGTGATGGAAGCGCACTTCCCCGACGACAACCCGATCTCGATCATCGTGAAGTCCGGGGCCGCGGGCAACATGACCCAGGTCCGGTCGCTGGCCGGGATGCGTGGACTGGTGTCGAACCCGAAGGGTGAGTACATCCCGCGCCCGATCAAGGCGAACTTCCGTGAGGGCCTGTCGGTGGCGGAGTACTTCATCGCCACGCACGGTGCGCGAAAGGGTCTGGCCGACACCGCGCTGCGTACCGCCGACTCGGGTTACCTGACCCGTCGTCTGGTGGACGTGTCGCAGGACGTCATCGTCCGCGAGGTCGACTGCGGCACCACCCGCGGGATCAACATGATCATCGGTGAGGACATCGGTGGCGGCAAGGTGCTGCGCGACCAGCACGTGGAGACCAGCGTCTACGCCAGGACCCTGGCGGCCGACGCGGCCGACTCCAGCGGCAACGTGGTGCTCAACGCCGGTGACGACATCGGCGACCCGGCCATCGAGAAGCTGATCTCCAGCGGCATCTCGAAGGTCAAGGTCCGCAGCGTGCTGACCTGCGAGTCGGCTGTCGGCATCTGCGCCACCTGCTACGGGCGCTCGATGGCGACCGGTCAGCTGGTGGACGTCGGCGAGGCGGTGGGCATCGTGGCCGCCCAGTCGATCGGTGAGCCGGGTACGCAGCTGACCATGCGTACCTTCCACCAGGGTGGCGTCGCCGGTGACGACATCACCACCGGTCTGCCGCGTGTGCAGGAGCTGTTCGAGGCCCGCGTGCCGAAGGGCAAGGCGCCGATCGCCGACGTCGACGGCCGCGTGCGGATCGAGGAGAGCGAGCGGTTCTGGAAGATCACCCTGATCCCGGACGACGGGTCGGAGGAGATCGTGTTCGACAAGCTGTCCAAGCGGCAGCGGCTGGCGAACACCCCGGACGGCCCGCTAGCCGACGGCGACCACGTCAACGTCGGGCAGCAGCTGCTCGAGGGCACGCCGGACCCGCACGAGGTGCTCCGCGTGATGGGTCCCCGCGAGGCGCAGATGCACCTCGTGGACGAGGTCCAGAAGGTGTACCGGGCGCAGGGTGTGTCGATCCACGACAAGCACATCGAGGTCATCGTGCGGCAGATGCTGCGCCGCGTGACGATCATCGACTCCGGGGCCACGGACTTCCTGCCGGGCGAGCTGCCCGAGCGGACCAAGTTCGAGGCGACGAACCGGGCCGCGGTCGCCGAGGGCGGCGAGCCCGCTTCGGGTCGCCCGGTGCTGATGGGGATCACGAAGGCCTCGCTGACCACGGACTCGTGGCTGTCGGCGGCGTCGTTCCAGGAGACCACCCGCGTGCTGACCGACGCGGCCATCAACGGCCGGTCGGACAAGCTCGTGGGCCTCAAGGAGAACGTGATCATCGGTAAGCTGATCCCGGCCGGTACCGGCATCAACAAGTACCGGAACATCCAGGTGCAGCCGACCGAGGAGGCGCGGGTCGCCGCCTACGCGATCCCGTCCTACGACGACGGCTACTACACCCCGGACGTGTTCGGCACCGGCACCGGTGCCGCCGTCCCGCTGGACGACTACGACTTCGGTCGCGACTTCCGGTAA